The Thermosynechococcus sp. genome has a segment encoding these proteins:
- a CDS encoding diacylglycerol/polyprenol kinase family protein → MFWAGIWVTAWLGLVLLVAELIHAWFPNAKEWSRKVVHIGAGQVILIAYALGVPTSWGIVAAAIAGMVTLVSYRVPIFRSISGVGRQSWGTFFYAVSIGTLMALFWKTLPELAVLGILVMAWGDGLAALVGINWGRHPLPGTSKSWEGTLTMFWVSTLVAALSLTPIAPLASLWVAPLVGVGATLLELIAWRGIDNLTVPIGSALLAYGLLNLS, encoded by the coding sequence ATGTTCTGGGCAGGAATTTGGGTCACAGCTTGGCTGGGCTTGGTGCTGTTAGTTGCAGAACTGATCCACGCTTGGTTTCCCAACGCCAAGGAATGGTCACGGAAAGTGGTTCACATTGGTGCAGGTCAAGTCATCCTGATTGCCTACGCCCTCGGGGTACCCACGAGCTGGGGAATTGTAGCTGCGGCGATCGCTGGTATGGTCACACTGGTTTCGTACCGCGTGCCGATCTTTCGCAGTATTAGTGGCGTGGGGCGCCAAAGCTGGGGTACCTTTTTTTATGCGGTGAGTATTGGCACATTAATGGCGCTCTTTTGGAAGACGCTGCCGGAACTGGCGGTTCTGGGAATTTTAGTGATGGCTTGGGGAGATGGCTTGGCTGCCCTGGTGGGAATTAACTGGGGACGCCATCCCTTGCCGGGAACCAGTAAAAGCTGGGAAGGAACCCTGACGATGTTTTGGGTGAGTACTCTAGTGGCGGCCCTCTCCCTGACCCCCATTGCCCCCTTGGCGTCGCTCTGGGTTGCTCCTTTAGTGGGTGTGGGTGCAACCCTCTTGGAACTGATTGCTTGGCGAGGGATTGATAATCTGACGGTCCCAATCGGTAGCGCTTTGCTTGCCTATGGGTTACTCAATCTGAGTTGA
- the wecB gene encoding non-hydrolyzing UDP-N-acetylglucosamine 2-epimerase, giving the protein MIASPIPICITLGTRPEAIKLAPVIQVLQRSPLFAPCVVLTGQHREMVDQVMALFDLRADRDLAIMQPKQTLTEITCRALQGLEELYQELLPRLVLVQGDTTTAFAATLAAFYQQIPVGHVEAGLRTNDLYNPYPEEANRRLISQLAQLHFAPTAQAVKNLQAAGVTGTIHLTGNTVIDALLQVADRQPVCEVPGLDWQQYRVLLATVHRRENWGAPLEDIANGFLKILNTLPDTALLLPLHRNPTVREPLKAYLEHHPRVFLTEPLDYPTLVAAIKGSTLLLTDSGGLQEEAPSLGKPVLVLRETTERPEAVTAGTAKLVGTFADRIAAAAIELLTDPVAYNRMATAINPFGDGHASDRILEIVTQFFAQQPQQTK; this is encoded by the coding sequence ATGATTGCTTCCCCAATCCCGATCTGCATTACGTTGGGTACGCGCCCGGAGGCAATCAAGTTGGCACCGGTTATTCAAGTCTTGCAGCGATCGCCCCTCTTTGCCCCGTGCGTTGTCCTCACTGGACAGCACCGCGAGATGGTAGATCAAGTGATGGCACTGTTTGACCTACGGGCAGATCGGGACTTGGCCATTATGCAGCCAAAGCAAACCCTGACTGAAATTACCTGCCGCGCTCTCCAAGGCCTTGAGGAACTCTACCAAGAACTCCTCCCCCGTCTTGTTTTGGTACAGGGGGATACGACAACAGCCTTTGCCGCTACCCTTGCCGCCTTTTATCAGCAAATCCCCGTCGGTCATGTGGAAGCGGGTTTGCGCACCAACGATCTCTATAATCCCTATCCAGAAGAAGCAAACCGCCGTCTCATTTCCCAATTGGCGCAGTTGCACTTTGCCCCCACGGCACAAGCTGTCAAGAATCTTCAGGCCGCCGGCGTCACAGGTACCATTCACCTGACGGGCAATACTGTCATTGATGCGCTGCTGCAAGTGGCCGATCGCCAGCCCGTCTGTGAGGTTCCCGGCCTTGACTGGCAACAGTACCGTGTCCTCCTCGCCACCGTTCACCGTCGTGAAAACTGGGGTGCCCCCCTAGAAGACATTGCCAATGGCTTCCTGAAGATCTTAAACACCCTTCCCGATACTGCCTTACTCTTGCCCCTGCACCGCAATCCCACGGTGCGTGAACCCCTCAAAGCCTATTTGGAACACCATCCCCGCGTTTTTCTTACGGAGCCCCTAGACTATCCCACCCTGGTGGCGGCGATTAAGGGATCAACCCTCCTACTCACGGATTCCGGGGGCCTACAAGAGGAAGCCCCTAGCCTCGGCAAACCAGTCTTGGTGTTGCGGGAAACCACTGAACGGCCGGAAGCGGTCACTGCTGGCACTGCTAAACTAGTGGGTACCTTTGCGGATAGGATTGCCGCAGCAGCAATTGAACTGCTGACAGATCCAGTGGCCTACAACCGTATGGCAACGGCGATTAATCCCTTTGGCGATGGTCATGCTAGCGATCGCATCCTTGAGATTGTGACCCAGTTTTTTGCCCAGCAGCCCCAGCAGACAAAGTAA
- a CDS encoding DUF1825 family protein, which yields MGFFDSEIVQQEAQRLFQDYQQLMQLGSEYGKFDREGKKIYIEKMEELMDRYRIFMKRFELSDDFMAQMTIKQLETQLSQFGMSPQTMFDQMHQTLERMKAEVERQP from the coding sequence ATGGGATTCTTTGATTCAGAAATTGTTCAACAGGAAGCGCAACGTCTGTTTCAGGACTACCAGCAGTTGATGCAGCTTGGCTCCGAGTACGGCAAATTTGACCGCGAAGGTAAAAAAATTTATATCGAGAAAATGGAAGAACTCATGGACCGCTACCGTATTTTTATGAAGCGGTTTGAGTTGTCCGATGACTTTATGGCGCAGATGACCATCAAACAACTGGAAACTCAACTGAGCCAGTTTGGGATGTCTCCCCAAACCATGTTTGATCAAATGCATCAAACCCTTGAGCGCATGAAAGCCGAAGTGGAACGCCAACCCTAG
- a CDS encoding aminotransferase class IV: MLLCNLDGVITPEASISVFDRGFLYGDSVYEVIRTYRGIPFALPEHLARLRASAAYLYMSVPWSDEYITQEVQRTLAAAPTGEYYIRIVVTRGGDRRIGLLPEPTTQPRLLIVLMAIAPEPTLSEQGIRLAIAKRQRTSTAALDPAAKTGNYLNNILALLEAQQAGFEDALLLNAQGQITEATTSNFWIVRDGVVETPPTAVGILHGITRATLLQIVADLGIPHREVILTPQDLAGASEGFLSSSVRLLMPIRQVHEVIFPVCPGPVTQRLWRELLAVMAKAAA; encoded by the coding sequence GTGCTGCTGTGCAACTTGGATGGGGTGATTACGCCAGAGGCCTCCATTTCTGTTTTTGATCGGGGGTTTCTCTACGGTGACAGTGTTTATGAGGTGATTCGTACGTACCGGGGGATTCCCTTTGCCCTGCCAGAGCACCTAGCACGATTGCGCGCCTCAGCCGCCTATCTCTACATGAGTGTGCCCTGGTCTGATGAGTACATTACCCAAGAAGTTCAACGCACGTTAGCGGCTGCCCCCACAGGAGAATACTACATTCGGATTGTGGTGACCCGTGGTGGCGATCGCCGCATTGGCCTATTGCCAGAACCGACCACCCAACCGCGGCTATTGATTGTGTTGATGGCGATCGCCCCCGAACCAACATTGAGTGAACAGGGCATTCGCCTTGCCATTGCAAAGCGGCAACGCACAAGCACTGCTGCCCTTGATCCGGCAGCTAAAACGGGCAATTACCTCAACAATATCTTGGCGCTATTGGAGGCGCAGCAGGCGGGTTTTGAGGACGCCCTTCTTCTCAATGCCCAAGGGCAGATTACGGAGGCCACGACCAGTAACTTCTGGATTGTCCGTGATGGTGTGGTCGAGACACCCCCCACCGCCGTTGGCATCCTCCACGGAATTACGCGCGCGACGCTGTTGCAGATCGTTGCAGACTTGGGTATTCCCCATCGGGAAGTGATTCTCACCCCACAGGATCTAGCAGGAGCCAGTGAGGGCTTTCTCAGTTCCTCGGTGCGCCTGCTAATGCCGATTCGCCAAGTGCATGAGGTTATCTTTCCGGTTTGCCCAGGACCTGTGACCCAACGGCTATGGCGAGAATTATTAGCAGTGATGGCAAAGGCGGCGGCCTAG
- a CDS encoding bifunctional nuclease family protein — protein sequence MIEMTVAGIALDATNRRTPIVLLKDGAGRRALPIWIGDNEARAILMALENQRAPRPMTHDLMADILNEWNITLERVVIHSLEDNTYYAVLTLRQGETRKDIDARPSDAIALALRCDCPIWVMEAVVADASIPVDRDADEEERQAFRRFLDSIRPEDFVQQGRGMEEDSSAG from the coding sequence ATGATTGAAATGACTGTTGCTGGGATTGCCCTTGATGCCACTAACCGCCGCACACCAATTGTGTTGCTCAAAGACGGTGCTGGACGGCGAGCACTGCCCATCTGGATTGGTGATAATGAGGCGCGGGCAATTTTAATGGCCTTGGAAAATCAACGGGCACCGCGACCGATGACCCATGATCTGATGGCAGATATTCTCAACGAATGGAATATCACCCTAGAGCGGGTGGTCATCCACTCCCTCGAAGACAACACCTACTATGCGGTGCTGACGCTGCGCCAAGGAGAAACGCGTAAAGACATTGATGCTCGTCCTAGCGATGCAATCGCGCTTGCCCTGCGCTGTGATTGCCCGATTTGGGTGATGGAAGCCGTTGTTGCCGATGCCTCGATTCCCGTCGATCGCGATGCAGACGAGGAAGAACGCCAAGCCTTTCGCCGCTTTTTAGATTCGATTCGCCCTGAGGATTTTGTGCAGCAGGGACGGGGAATGGAGGAGGATTCCTCCGCAGGTTAG
- a CDS encoding aldo/keto reductase: MRYRPFGRTGLELSVFSLGTMRALGSPEVMQAVIEGAIAHGINHIETAAAYGASEAYIGRALKALGQPAVFITTKLLPQGDADHVQRQIEQSLERLQVPRLDGVALHGVNTPEHLAWLSSEGMAMLRQLQAKGVIGALGFSSHGPLEIILSAIASNQFDFVNLHYTYFQQRNAPAIAAAAEQNLGIFIISPADKGGKLYQPSQRLQDLCAPFHPLHWSYRWLLSQPAITTLSIGPATVAELAFPLAVADQVGPLSPEEQAVGDRLQAVMQAALGSDLCRQCYACLPCPQEIHIPEVLRLHNLAVAYDMTEFGKYRYGMFGRAGHWFPGQPANRCTECGDCLPRCPSRLEIPRLLRETHEQLQGSSRSRLWQTI, translated from the coding sequence ATGCGTTACCGCCCGTTTGGTCGCACCGGGTTAGAGCTCTCGGTGTTTTCCCTGGGAACGATGCGGGCCTTGGGCAGTCCAGAGGTGATGCAAGCGGTGATTGAGGGGGCGATCGCCCACGGCATTAACCATATTGAGACCGCCGCCGCCTACGGTGCCAGCGAAGCCTACATTGGCCGTGCCCTGAAGGCATTGGGGCAGCCCGCCGTCTTTATCACCACCAAACTATTGCCCCAAGGGGATGCGGATCACGTCCAGCGACAAATTGAGCAATCCCTTGAACGTCTCCAAGTCCCCCGCTTAGACGGTGTCGCCCTCCATGGAGTGAATACCCCTGAGCATCTGGCGTGGCTGAGCAGTGAAGGGATGGCCATGCTACGGCAATTGCAGGCAAAGGGGGTGATTGGCGCCCTAGGCTTTTCCAGTCATGGTCCCTTAGAGATCATTTTGTCGGCGATCGCCAGCAATCAATTTGACTTTGTGAATCTCCATTACACCTACTTTCAGCAACGCAATGCCCCAGCGATCGCTGCTGCCGCTGAGCAGAATCTAGGCATTTTCATCATCTCCCCAGCCGACAAAGGGGGAAAACTCTACCAACCTTCCCAACGGCTGCAAGATCTCTGTGCCCCTTTTCACCCGCTCCATTGGAGCTATCGTTGGTTGCTCAGCCAGCCTGCCATCACAACCTTGAGCATTGGGCCTGCCACCGTTGCCGAGTTGGCCTTTCCCTTGGCCGTGGCCGATCAGGTGGGTCCCCTCAGCCCCGAAGAGCAAGCCGTGGGCGATCGCCTCCAAGCGGTGATGCAGGCCGCCCTAGGCAGCGATCTCTGTCGCCAATGCTATGCCTGTCTGCCCTGCCCGCAGGAGATTCACATTCCCGAGGTGTTGCGACTCCACAACTTGGCTGTCGCCTACGACATGACCGAGTTTGGCAAATATCGCTATGGGATGTTTGGCCGCGCTGGGCATTGGTTTCCCGGACAACCCGCCAACCGCTGTACTGAATGTGGCGATTGTTTGCCTCGCTGTCCCAGTCGCTTAGAGATTCCGCGGCTATTGCGGGAAACCCATGAGCAGTTGCAGGGCAGCTCGCGATCGCGCCTTTGGCAGACGATCTAG
- a CDS encoding alpha/beta hydrolase: protein MVTLEFLTLPDPPIATDHSLLLLHGWGANARDLISLGPLLAPQAQTYAAEAPFPHPYVTQGRMWYDLNQHNALSGSLLLDERATDLATNEAALRAWIASLPIDLSRTILGGFSQGGALTLAVGLTLPLAGLLVFSGYLVRPPRVTATSPPVLMIHGTADPVVPFASAQASWQALQTAGVKGAFHALPMAHEINGEAIAIARQFIEKTLLKVNSD, encoded by the coding sequence ATGGTAACCCTCGAATTTCTTACCTTGCCCGATCCACCGATCGCGACAGATCACAGCCTCCTGTTGCTCCACGGCTGGGGGGCCAATGCCAGAGACCTGATTTCCCTTGGTCCCTTGCTGGCTCCCCAAGCCCAAACCTATGCGGCGGAAGCCCCCTTTCCCCACCCCTATGTGACGCAAGGGCGGATGTGGTATGACCTGAATCAGCACAATGCCCTCAGTGGCTCATTACTGCTCGATGAGCGAGCCACGGATCTAGCCACCAATGAGGCGGCACTGCGGGCGTGGATTGCCAGCTTGCCCATTGATCTCAGTCGCACTATTTTAGGGGGATTCTCCCAAGGGGGAGCCCTGACATTGGCGGTGGGCTTAACGTTGCCCTTGGCGGGGTTATTAGTCTTTAGCGGCTATTTAGTCCGCCCACCAAGGGTGACAGCCACCTCGCCGCCGGTGCTGATGATCCATGGCACAGCGGATCCAGTGGTGCCCTTTGCCAGTGCCCAAGCCAGTTGGCAGGCCCTGCAAACCGCGGGAGTGAAGGGAGCATTTCATGCCCTACCGATGGCCCATGAAATTAACGGGGAGGCGATCGCGATCGCTCGCCAGTTTATCGAGAAGACCCTGCTTAAAGTCAACTCAGATTGA